A genomic region of Pseudomonas sp. RSB 5.4 contains the following coding sequences:
- the rfbA gene encoding glucose-1-phosphate thymidylyltransferase RfbA, producing MKGIVLAGGSGTRLHPITLGVSKQLLPVYDKPMIYYPISVLMLAGIKDILLISTPQDLPQYRNLLGDGSQFGVNFSYAEQPSPDGLAQAFLIGEEFIGDNPVCLILGDNIFHGQYFGEQLKKAAEQQTGATVFGYWVKDPERFGVIDFDSDGRALSIEEKPTKPKSSYAVTGLYFYDNDVVEIAKAVKPSPRGELEITDVNNAYLQRGDLQVERFGRGFAWLDTGTHDSLLEASQYVQTIEHRQGLKVACLEEIAYQNGWISRDYLLERAKYFGKTGYGQYLYKIAGENQ from the coding sequence ATGAAAGGAATAGTTTTGGCAGGTGGTTCAGGTACGCGCCTGCACCCAATTACGCTGGGTGTATCCAAACAACTGCTGCCGGTTTACGACAAACCGATGATCTACTACCCGATCTCGGTGCTCATGTTGGCCGGTATCAAGGACATTCTGCTGATCTCGACCCCGCAAGATCTACCTCAGTACCGCAATCTGCTGGGCGACGGAAGTCAGTTCGGGGTGAACTTCAGCTACGCCGAGCAGCCCTCGCCGGACGGCTTGGCACAGGCTTTTCTGATAGGCGAGGAGTTCATCGGGGACAATCCTGTCTGCCTGATCCTGGGAGACAACATTTTCCATGGCCAGTACTTTGGCGAACAGTTGAAGAAAGCGGCAGAACAGCAAACCGGTGCAACCGTGTTCGGCTACTGGGTCAAGGACCCGGAGCGTTTTGGCGTCATCGACTTCGACAGCGATGGCCGAGCATTGTCCATTGAAGAAAAGCCGACCAAACCCAAATCCAGCTACGCCGTTACCGGCCTTTATTTCTATGACAACGACGTGGTGGAAATCGCCAAGGCGGTCAAGCCCTCTCCTCGCGGCGAGCTGGAGATCACCGACGTCAACAATGCCTATCTGCAACGCGGCGACTTGCAGGTCGAGCGTTTTGGTCGCGGATTTGCCTGGCTCGACACGGGGACTCATGACAGCTTGCTCGAAGCCTCGCAGTACGTACAAACCATCGAACACCGCCAAGGTCTGAAAGTCGCCTGTCTGGAAGAAATCGCTTACCAGAATGGCTGGATCAGCCGCGATTACCTGCTTGAGCGAGCCAAATACTTCGGCAAGACAGGCTATGGACAATACCTGTACAAAATCGCCGGGGAAAATCAATGA
- a CDS encoding aminotransferase: MPLATLIHRASLPSPQVSEAQARQWLAEHYGLSGTLQALGSQQDLNYRVDSERGRFVLKICRGDYALVELQAQHAGLKYLAEHSSVHVPRVIPASNGEDLLSLETDGEPVHVRLLDYIEGQSLTHLEHLGHDVVAGFGQLCGEMDLALAGFDHPGLQRTLQWDARHASALISHLLPVIRDERQRGLIAQAAEQAELRLQPLQDKLPVQAIHMDITDDNAVWQRDAKRHWQLQGVIDFGDLVRTWRITDLSVTCAALLHHAGGDPFVILPAVQAYHAVNPLQHEELLALWPLIVARAAVLVLSGEQQVSIDPGNTYSRDNLGHEWEIFHVATSVPLALMEAAILTSVGQPLPTVGSEGFAPLLPELVGREFALIDLGVLSPHFEAGNWEQQGIDQRLLTEAAAAHGLAASRYGQYRLSQTRPDSAVEPETFPLHVELRVPQGSTVEAPFAGVLHHAADGVLQLDGPQLSVRLWGVNASLHSGAALVKGQVLGAVNGPLLVQLSRIASLDAPLFCSPSRAAAWQALCPSPATLLGLACDAEPELDGKTLLERRDASFARTQKHYYVDPPRIERGWRNHLIDMQGRSYLDMLNNVAVLGHGHPRMAQVAARQWSLLNTNSRFNYAAVAEFSERLLKLAPEGMDRVFLVNSGSEANDLAIRLAWAYSGGRDMLSVLEAYHGWTVGADAVSTSIADNPRALESRPDWVHPVTAPNIYRGQFRGLDSAPDYVRSVEVQLAHIAAQKRQLAGFICEPVYGNAGGISLPPGYLKQVYALVRAQGGVCIADEVQVGYGRMGHFFWGFEEQGVVPDIITMAKGMGNGQPLGAVITRREIAEALEAEGYFFSSAGGSPVSCQIGMTVLDVMEEEKLWENAQVVGGHFKARLEALIDKHPLVGAVHGSGFYLGVELIRNRETLEPATEETTLLCDRLRELGIFMQPTGDDLNILKIKPPMVTSRRSVDFFVDMLDRVLEEGL, encoded by the coding sequence ATGCCGCTTGCCACGTTGATCCATCGCGCCAGTCTGCCCAGCCCGCAGGTCTCCGAGGCGCAGGCCCGGCAGTGGTTGGCCGAGCATTACGGTCTCAGCGGCACGCTACAGGCGCTGGGCAGTCAGCAGGACCTGAATTATCGGGTCGACAGTGAGCGTGGGCGCTTTGTCCTGAAAATCTGCCGCGGCGACTATGCACTTGTGGAGTTGCAGGCTCAGCATGCAGGCCTCAAGTACCTTGCCGAGCACTCGTCGGTGCACGTGCCCAGAGTGATCCCGGCCAGTAATGGTGAGGATCTGCTGTCGCTGGAAACCGACGGCGAGCCGGTACACGTGCGGTTGCTGGACTACATCGAGGGTCAGTCGCTGACTCATCTTGAGCATTTGGGCCATGACGTGGTGGCTGGATTCGGTCAGTTGTGTGGCGAGATGGATCTGGCACTGGCCGGCTTCGATCACCCGGGCCTTCAGCGCACGCTGCAATGGGACGCGCGCCACGCCAGTGCGCTGATCAGCCACCTGCTGCCGGTGATTCGGGATGAGCGCCAGCGTGGCTTGATCGCGCAAGCCGCCGAACAGGCTGAGCTGCGCTTGCAGCCGTTGCAGGACAAGCTGCCGGTGCAGGCGATCCACATGGACATCACCGACGATAACGCTGTCTGGCAACGCGATGCCAAGCGTCATTGGCAATTGCAGGGCGTGATCGACTTCGGTGATCTGGTGCGCACCTGGCGTATCACCGATCTGTCGGTGACATGCGCGGCGCTGCTGCACCATGCCGGCGGTGATCCGTTTGTGATTCTGCCGGCGGTGCAGGCCTATCACGCGGTCAATCCGCTGCAACATGAAGAGCTATTGGCGTTGTGGCCGTTGATCGTGGCGCGGGCGGCGGTGCTGGTGCTCAGTGGCGAGCAGCAGGTCAGCATCGATCCGGGCAACACTTACAGCCGTGACAACCTTGGTCACGAATGGGAAATTTTCCATGTGGCCACTTCTGTACCCCTGGCGCTGATGGAAGCGGCGATCCTCACGTCAGTCGGCCAGCCTCTGCCGACGGTCGGCAGCGAGGGTTTTGCGCCACTGTTGCCAGAGCTGGTCGGGCGCGAATTTGCGCTGATCGATCTTGGCGTCCTCAGTCCGCATTTCGAGGCGGGCAACTGGGAGCAGCAGGGTATCGATCAACGACTGCTCACTGAAGCCGCGGCCGCGCATGGACTGGCAGCGAGTCGTTACGGGCAATATCGCTTGTCGCAGACGCGGCCCGACAGTGCAGTCGAACCGGAGACGTTTCCACTGCACGTTGAATTGCGCGTGCCGCAGGGTTCGACGGTGGAAGCGCCGTTTGCCGGCGTGCTGCATCACGCGGCGGACGGTGTGCTGCAACTCGACGGCCCACAGCTCAGCGTGCGCCTGTGGGGTGTGAACGCTTCGTTGCACAGCGGCGCGGCGCTGGTCAAAGGTCAGGTGCTGGGTGCGGTCAATGGTCCGCTGCTTGTGCAGTTGAGTCGCATCGCCTCGCTGGATGCGCCGCTGTTCTGCAGCCCTTCGCGCGCTGCCGCGTGGCAGGCCTTGTGTCCTTCGCCAGCCACTCTGCTCGGGCTGGCCTGCGATGCCGAACCGGAGCTGGACGGCAAAACCTTGCTCGAACGGCGCGACGCCAGTTTCGCCCGCACGCAAAAACACTATTACGTCGACCCGCCGCGCATCGAGCGCGGCTGGCGCAATCACCTGATCGACATGCAGGGCCGCTCCTACCTCGACATGCTCAACAACGTCGCGGTGCTCGGCCATGGTCATCCGCGCATGGCGCAGGTGGCAGCTCGGCAGTGGTCGCTGCTCAACACCAACTCGCGCTTCAACTATGCGGCGGTGGCGGAGTTCTCCGAACGCTTGCTGAAGCTGGCGCCGGAAGGCATGGACCGGGTGTTTCTGGTCAACAGTGGCAGCGAGGCCAACGACCTGGCGATCCGTCTGGCGTGGGCCTACAGCGGCGGGCGCGACATGCTCAGCGTGCTCGAGGCCTATCACGGCTGGACGGTCGGCGCCGATGCGGTATCGACATCCATCGCCGACAACCCGCGTGCGCTGGAAAGCCGTCCGGACTGGGTGCACCCGGTGACCGCGCCGAATATTTATCGTGGCCAATTCCGTGGCCTGGATTCTGCGCCGGACTATGTGCGCAGCGTCGAGGTGCAACTGGCGCATATCGCCGCGCAGAAGCGCCAACTGGCCGGTTTCATCTGCGAACCGGTGTACGGCAATGCCGGCGGGATTTCCCTGCCGCCCGGTTATCTGAAGCAGGTCTATGCGCTGGTACGGGCCCAGGGCGGGGTGTGCATCGCCGACGAAGTGCAGGTCGGTTACGGGCGCATGGGCCACTTTTTCTGGGGCTTTGAAGAGCAGGGCGTGGTGCCGGACATCATCACCATGGCCAAGGGCATGGGCAACGGCCAGCCGCTCGGCGCGGTGATCACTCGCCGGGAAATTGCCGAAGCGTTGGAAGCCGAAGGCTATTTCTTCTCGTCGGCCGGTGGCAGCCCGGTGAGCTGTCAGATCGGCATGACAGTCCTGGATGTCATGGAAGAAGAAAAGCTCTGGGAAAATGCCCAGGTGGTCGGCGGTCACTTCAAGGCGCGGCTGGAAGCGCTGATCGATAAACACCCGCTGGTGGGGGCGGTGCATGGCTCCGGCTTCTATCTGGGGGTGGAACTGATCCGCAACCGCGAGACGCTGGAGCCGGCCACCGAGGAGACCACGTTGTTGTGCGATCGCCTGCGCGAGCTGGGGATCTTCATGCAACCGACCGGGGATGACCTGAATATTCTCAAGATCAAACCGCCGATGGTCACCTCGCGGCGCAGCGTGGACTTCTTTGTCGACATGCTGGATCGGGTGCTTGAGGAAGGCCTGTAA
- the rfbD gene encoding dTDP-4-dehydrorhamnose reductase, translating into MSRGLKILLCGEQGQLARELQERFTAPGELIVMGRAKLDLTQPNQIRQQVRHVAPDLIINAAAYTAVDQAQSEPALAFAINATGPGILAEEAALLGVPLIHYSTDYVFDGSKHEPYVESDATNPLGVYGMSKLAGEQAVADARAQHLILRTSWVYSTHGRNFLLTMQRLLQEKPELRVVADQIGAPTWAGSIARSTLALIKRWQDGQAGAWGTYHLTAQGETSWFGFAQAIANALREQGKPCATLLPIPSSDYPTPAARPLNSRLDCSRLQREWGVSQPDWQTALHECLARQA; encoded by the coding sequence ATGAGCAGAGGGCTGAAAATACTGCTCTGCGGTGAACAGGGTCAGCTTGCGCGTGAACTACAGGAGCGCTTTACCGCCCCGGGCGAACTGATCGTCATGGGACGAGCCAAGCTGGATCTGACGCAGCCGAATCAAATTCGCCAGCAAGTCAGGCACGTCGCGCCCGACCTGATCATCAATGCAGCGGCATACACGGCGGTTGATCAGGCACAAAGCGAGCCTGCGCTGGCGTTCGCCATCAACGCGACCGGCCCCGGCATCCTGGCCGAAGAGGCCGCCCTGCTGGGCGTTCCGCTGATTCATTACTCCACTGACTACGTATTCGACGGCAGCAAGCACGAGCCTTATGTCGAATCCGACGCGACCAATCCGCTCGGGGTCTACGGCATGAGCAAGCTGGCCGGCGAGCAAGCGGTCGCTGACGCTCGTGCGCAGCATTTGATCCTGCGCACCAGTTGGGTTTATTCGACCCATGGCCGCAATTTTCTGTTGACCATGCAGCGTCTGCTTCAGGAAAAACCCGAGTTGCGGGTTGTCGCTGACCAGATCGGTGCGCCGACCTGGGCCGGCAGCATCGCCCGCAGTACCCTCGCGCTGATCAAGCGCTGGCAAGACGGGCAAGCGGGTGCCTGGGGTACCTACCACTTGACCGCGCAAGGTGAAACGTCCTGGTTCGGCTTTGCCCAGGCCATCGCCAACGCGCTGCGTGAACAAGGGAAGCCTTGCGCAACGCTGCTGCCGATTCCCTCGAGCGACTATCCGACGCCTGCCGCCCGGCCATTGAATTCGCGTCTGGATTGCAGCCGCTTGCAGCGGGAATGGGGTGTCAGTCAGCCTGACTGGCAAACTGCGCTGCATGAGTGTCTTGCCCGGCAAGCCTAG
- the aguA gene encoding agmatine deiminase codes for MTTLKSTPRDDGFYMPAEWAAQTQTWMIWPERPDNWRLGGKPAQAAHVAVAKAIARFEPVTVAVSAGQYENARARLDVPNIRVVEMSSDDAWVRDTGPTFVINNSGEVRGVNWDFNAWGGFEGGLYSPWNRDSQVGGKILEIERSPRYRTEGFVLEGGSIHVDGEGTLITTEECLLNHNRNPHLSREEIEAVLRDNLSVDKIIWLPDGLFNDETDGHVDNFCCYVRPGEVLLAWTDDPQDPNYPRCQAAMYVLQSSTDAKGRPFTVHKMPIPGPLYATEEECAGVDPVDGTQERNPSVRLAGSYVNFLIVNGGIIAPSFDDPMDAPAREILQKLFPQHEVVMVPGRELLLGGGNIHCLTQQQPAPHKE; via the coding sequence ATGACCACTTTGAAAAGTACCCCGCGTGACGATGGCTTCTACATGCCGGCCGAGTGGGCGGCGCAGACCCAGACCTGGATGATCTGGCCCGAGCGCCCGGACAACTGGCGCCTGGGTGGCAAACCGGCGCAGGCCGCGCATGTTGCAGTGGCCAAGGCCATCGCCCGATTCGAACCGGTGACCGTTGCCGTGTCGGCCGGTCAGTATGAAAACGCCCGTGCGCGCCTCGACGTGCCGAATATCCGTGTGGTCGAGATGTCCAGCGATGATGCCTGGGTACGTGATACCGGCCCGACGTTCGTCATCAACAACAGCGGCGAAGTGCGCGGTGTGAACTGGGACTTCAACGCCTGGGGCGGCTTTGAAGGCGGTCTGTATTCGCCGTGGAATCGTGATTCTCAGGTCGGCGGCAAGATCCTCGAAATCGAGCGCAGCCCGCGTTATCGCACCGAAGGTTTTGTGCTGGAAGGCGGCTCGATTCACGTCGACGGCGAAGGCACGCTGATCACCACCGAAGAGTGCCTGCTCAACCACAATCGCAACCCGCACCTGAGCCGCGAAGAGATCGAAGCGGTGCTTCGCGACAATCTGTCTGTGGATAAGATCATCTGGCTGCCGGATGGCCTGTTCAACGACGAAACCGACGGCCATGTGGATAACTTCTGCTGCTATGTGCGCCCGGGCGAAGTGCTGCTGGCGTGGACCGACGATCCGCAGGATCCGAACTACCCGCGCTGCCAGGCCGCAATGTACGTGCTGCAAAGCAGCACCGACGCCAAGGGCCGCCCGTTCACGGTGCACAAGATGCCGATCCCGGGGCCGCTGTATGCCACCGAAGAAGAGTGCGCGGGCGTCGATCCGGTCGACGGTACCCAGGAGCGCAATCCTTCTGTGCGTCTGGCCGGTTCCTACGTGAACTTCCTGATCGTCAACGGCGGCATCATCGCGCCGAGCTTCGACGATCCGATGGATGCCCCTGCACGAGAAATCCTGCAGAAGCTGTTCCCGCAGCACGAAGTGGTGATGGTGCCGGGTCGTGAACTGTTACTGGGCGGTGGCAATATTCACTGCCTTACCCAACAGCAGCCAGCGCCGCACAAAGAGTGA
- the rfbC gene encoding dTDP-4-dehydrorhamnose 3,5-epimerase: MNVYPTSLPDVLIIEPKVYGDERGFFYESYNAREFEQATGLVTTFVQDNHSRSLKGVLRGLHYQLEHTQGKLVRVTAGEVLDVAVDIRRSSPYFGHWTSVRLSAHNNRQLWIPEGFAHGFVVLSDYAEFLYKTTDYYVPSAERCIRWDDDQLAINWQLKEPPQLSKKDQCGKSLREADLFP; the protein is encoded by the coding sequence ATGAACGTATACCCCACCAGCCTGCCTGATGTTTTGATAATCGAACCGAAAGTCTATGGTGACGAACGCGGATTTTTCTACGAGAGCTACAACGCCAGGGAATTCGAGCAGGCCACGGGGCTGGTAACGACATTCGTGCAGGATAACCACTCTCGCTCGCTCAAAGGCGTATTGCGTGGTTTGCACTATCAGCTGGAGCATACTCAAGGCAAACTCGTACGCGTTACCGCTGGAGAGGTGCTTGATGTCGCGGTGGATATCCGTCGCAGCTCGCCCTACTTCGGACACTGGACCAGCGTTCGTTTGTCGGCGCATAACAATCGTCAATTGTGGATTCCGGAAGGCTTCGCTCACGGGTTTGTGGTTCTGAGCGACTACGCCGAGTTCTTGTACAAGACCACTGATTACTATGTTCCAAGCGCCGAACGCTGTATTCGTTGGGATGATGACCAGTTGGCGATCAATTGGCAGCTCAAAGAGCCACCTCAACTTTCAAAGAAGGATCAATGCGGCAAGAGCTTGCGTGAGGCGGACCTGTTTCCATGA
- the rfbB gene encoding dTDP-glucose 4,6-dehydratase, which produces MRILITGGAGFIGSALVRHLIRSTEHEVLNLDKLTYAGNLESLASIADNSRYEFVRADIVDQAAVSAVLERFRPQAIMHLAAESHVDRSIDGPSDFIQTNIVGTYSLLEAARAYWHKLPEPQKSAFRFHHISTDEVYGDLHGVNDLFTETTPYAPSSPYSASKAASDHLVRAWQRTYGMPVLLTNCSNNYGPFHFPEKLIPLVILNALAGKPLPVYGDGLQVRDWLFVDDHARALLKVVTEGVVGETYNIGGHNEQKNIDVVSSICALLEELAPQKPEGVAKFADLITFVQDRPGHDLRYAIDAGKIERELGWVPEETFETGLRKTVQWYLENLEWCRRVQDGSYQGERLGSTEIKELGV; this is translated from the coding sequence ATGCGTATTCTCATCACCGGCGGCGCCGGTTTCATTGGCTCCGCCCTGGTTCGCCACCTGATCCGAAGCACTGAACATGAAGTGCTGAACCTCGACAAATTGACCTATGCGGGCAATCTTGAGTCGCTCGCCAGTATTGCCGATAACAGTCGTTACGAATTCGTTCGTGCGGACATCGTCGACCAGGCTGCCGTCAGTGCGGTACTGGAGCGCTTCCGGCCCCAAGCGATCATGCACCTCGCAGCCGAGTCCCATGTCGATCGCTCCATTGACGGTCCGTCGGATTTCATTCAGACCAATATCGTCGGCACCTATAGCTTGCTGGAAGCCGCACGCGCCTACTGGCATAAACTGCCGGAGCCGCAGAAGAGCGCTTTTCGCTTCCATCACATTTCCACCGACGAAGTTTACGGCGACCTGCATGGCGTAAACGACCTGTTCACCGAAACCACCCCGTATGCCCCGAGCTCGCCTTATTCCGCGAGCAAAGCCGCTTCCGATCATTTGGTTCGTGCATGGCAACGCACTTATGGGATGCCGGTATTGCTGACCAACTGCTCGAATAATTACGGACCGTTTCACTTTCCGGAAAAGCTGATTCCCCTGGTGATCCTCAATGCACTGGCCGGCAAGCCGTTGCCCGTTTATGGCGATGGTCTGCAAGTGCGTGACTGGCTGTTCGTCGACGACCACGCCCGCGCGCTTCTTAAAGTCGTGACCGAAGGCGTAGTCGGAGAGACTTACAACATCGGCGGGCATAACGAGCAGAAGAATATCGATGTAGTAAGCAGCATCTGTGCGTTGCTTGAAGAGCTGGCTCCGCAAAAACCTGAAGGTGTCGCGAAATTTGCCGATCTGATCACGTTCGTCCAGGATCGCCCAGGCCACGATCTGCGTTATGCGATCGATGCCGGAAAAATCGAGCGTGAACTTGGCTGGGTTCCAGAAGAGACTTTCGAAACAGGCCTGCGCAAGACCGTCCAGTGGTATCTTGAAAATCTTGAATGGTGTCGCCGCGTACAGGATGGCAGCTATCAGGGCGAACGGTTGGGTTCAACAGAAATCAAGGAGCTGGGCGTATGA
- a CDS encoding TonB-dependent siderophore receptor encodes MPAPFRLTPVTLGLSAFLTSGFAYSATELPATAISAEEQAEDPRVKISSTATRTSTPVRYVPQAIDSIKTANVADYGTNDIGDALSGIPNVSSSADTRFDSLRIRGFDASNDFYLDGIRDDSQYKRDLHNIERVEVLKGPAAVLYGRGSQGGIVNRVSKLPEFGRRSTIEAQGGSEDLRSLYADLSTDPSENLSLRLNMGNMDENSFRDGVSGNRQLFAPSMSWQLTPDLNWLVQYEYSRYNRTPDRGIPGVNGRPADVGRDTTYGNDHDFIDDKAQSLRSKFTYEINDAWQLRQTLGVFKLDSDFDNTYLTGFDPKTNKVARQHWQQDLTTRNVYNNLELEGGFDTFGLEHRLLTGVEIGSQRRDPKLYNAATGKTPGAQPVPSLDLFNPNRELRHTGSMQTFSDSHTEVESRAVYVQDQLRLNDQWQLLAGLRYDTFDIESTNKLKNITEDRDSHSTSPRFGIVWTPLQNHSFYASWSKTFSPVGGGLIGITPGAAGNSNDLSPELTKQKEIGVKSDWLDDRLSTTLAVYDLELYNRRTSDPNDPTLTVMTGLQRSRGVELTATGKLVGNWYMRGGVGVQDTTIEKDNNGLEGKRVNNVAKHNGSLFLTWKPEMGWYGETGLTLVGQRYADNANTTVLPGYGRWDALVGYRFKDWDLRAALNNITDREYYASATSQYQIQPGAPRSVVMTGTYSF; translated from the coding sequence ATGCCTGCCCCGTTCCGCCTCACGCCTGTCACCCTTGGATTGTCTGCCTTTCTAACCAGCGGTTTTGCTTACTCCGCCACCGAACTGCCCGCCACCGCGATCAGCGCCGAAGAACAGGCCGAGGACCCGCGCGTCAAAATCAGCAGCACTGCGACCCGCACCTCGACCCCGGTGCGTTATGTGCCGCAAGCCATCGACTCGATCAAGACCGCGAACGTCGCCGACTACGGCACCAACGACATCGGCGACGCCCTGAGCGGCATCCCCAACGTCAGCAGCAGCGCCGACACCCGCTTCGACAGCCTGCGCATCCGCGGCTTCGACGCCAGCAACGACTTCTATCTGGACGGCATCCGCGACGACAGCCAGTACAAGCGCGACCTGCACAACATCGAACGGGTCGAAGTGCTCAAAGGCCCGGCGGCGGTACTTTACGGCCGTGGCAGCCAGGGCGGGATCGTCAACCGCGTGAGCAAGCTGCCCGAATTCGGCCGTCGCTCGACCATCGAAGCGCAGGGCGGCAGCGAAGACCTGCGCAGCCTGTACGCCGACCTCAGCACCGACCCCAGCGAAAACCTCAGCCTGCGCCTGAACATGGGCAACATGGATGAAAACAGCTTCCGCGACGGCGTCAGCGGCAACCGCCAGCTGTTCGCGCCATCGATGAGCTGGCAGTTGACCCCGGACCTCAACTGGCTGGTGCAATACGAATACAGCCGCTACAACCGCACCCCGGATCGCGGCATTCCGGGGGTAAATGGCCGCCCGGCAGACGTTGGTCGCGACACCACCTACGGCAACGATCACGATTTTATCGACGACAAGGCGCAGTCCCTGCGCTCGAAATTCACCTACGAGATCAACGACGCCTGGCAACTGCGCCAGACCCTCGGCGTGTTCAAGCTCGACAGCGATTTCGACAACACCTACCTGACCGGCTTCGACCCGAAAACCAACAAGGTCGCGCGCCAGCACTGGCAGCAGGATCTGACCACCCGCAACGTCTACAACAACCTCGAACTGGAAGGTGGTTTCGATACCTTTGGCCTCGAGCATCGCCTGTTGACCGGCGTCGAGATCGGCAGCCAGCGCCGCGACCCGAAGTTGTACAACGCCGCGACCGGCAAGACCCCGGGCGCACAACCGGTGCCGTCGCTCGACCTGTTCAACCCCAACCGCGAGCTGCGCCACACCGGCAGCATGCAAACGTTCAGCGACAGCCACACCGAAGTCGAAAGCCGCGCGGTCTACGTACAGGACCAATTGCGCCTGAACGATCAATGGCAACTGCTGGCCGGCTTGCGCTACGACACGTTCGATATCGAGTCGACCAACAAACTCAAGAACATCACCGAAGACCGCGACAGCCACAGCACCAGTCCGCGTTTCGGGATTGTCTGGACGCCGCTGCAGAATCATTCGTTCTACGCCTCGTGGTCGAAGACCTTCTCGCCCGTCGGCGGCGGCCTGATCGGCATCACCCCGGGCGCAGCCGGCAATAGCAACGACTTGAGTCCGGAGCTGACCAAACAGAAAGAAATCGGGGTGAAAAGCGACTGGCTGGATGATCGCCTGAGCACCACCCTGGCGGTCTACGACCTGGAACTCTACAACCGCCGCACCAGCGATCCGAACGATCCGACCCTGACCGTCATGACCGGTCTTCAGCGCTCCCGCGGTGTCGAGCTGACCGCCACCGGCAAACTGGTCGGCAACTGGTACATGCGCGGCGGCGTCGGCGTGCAGGACACCACCATCGAGAAGGACAACAACGGCCTGGAAGGCAAGCGCGTCAACAACGTGGCCAAACACAACGGCAGCCTGTTCCTGACCTGGAAACCGGAAATGGGCTGGTACGGCGAAACCGGCCTGACCCTGGTCGGCCAGCGTTATGCCGACAACGCCAACACCACCGTGCTGCCGGGGTATGGCCGCTGGGATGCACTGGTCGGTTACCGCTTCAAGGACTGGGATTTGCGCGCAGCGCTGAACAACATCACTGACCGCGAGTATTACGCCTCGGCCACCAGCCAATATCAGATCCAGCCTGGCGCACCGCGCAGCGTGGTGATGACCGGTACCTACAGCTTCTGA